The genomic region TGAAGACAGCAGTGATGAGTCTGATTCCAGttctgaggaagaaaagaaaccaccAACTAAGGCAGTCATCTCTAAAGCAGCCACCAAACCAGCTCCAGCAAAGAAGGCAGCAGAAAGTTTTTCAGACAGTTCAGACTCTGACAGCTCTGAGGACGAAACTCCTTCCAAGCCAGTGAGCAGCAAGAAGAGTTCCTCAAGTAATAAGCTAGCCACCACTACCAAGACACCTACAGCTAAGGCAGCTACAGCTCCCAAACAGTCTACAGGCAGTGGCCAGAAGCCTTTTATAAGAAAAGCAGATAGCAGCTCCAGCGAGGAAGAGAGCAGTTCTAGTGAggaggaaaaggcagagaagacTATGGCCACCCCAAAGTCCAAGGCAACTGCCAAAGCAGCTCCATCTCTGCCTGCCAAGCAGGCTCCTCAGGGTGGAAAGGACAGCAGCTCTGATTCAAACAGCTCCAGTAGTGAGGAGGAAGTGGAAGAGAAGACATCTAAATCCCCAGTTAAGCCACAGAAGGCAGCAGCAGGTGTAGCTCCTTCTGAGCCAGCCTCCACAAAGAAAGTAAAGGCTGAGAGCAGCACCAGTTCTTCATCTGATGATTctagtgaggaggaggaggaagaaaagcccAAGGGTAAGGGTACTCCAAGACCACAAGCCCTCAAGGCCAATGGTACTGCTGCACTGACTTCCCAAAATGGAAAAGCAGCCAAGGATGGTGAGGaagaggtagaagaaaagaaaaggacaccAGTGGCAGTTTCCAAGCCAGGTTCAGGCAAGAAGCAAAAGCAGAATGAAGCTGCTAAGGAGGCAGAGACTCCTCAAGCCAAGAAGATAAAGCTCCATACCCCCAACACATTtccaaagaggaagaaaggagaaaaaagggcaTCATCCCCATTCCGAAGGGTCAAGGAGGAGGAAATTGAGGTGGATTCTCGGGTAGCAGACAACTCATTCGATGCCAAGCGAGGTGCAGCTGGAGACTGGGGGGAACGAGCCAATCAGGTTCTGAAGTTCACCAAAGGCAAATCCTTCCGGCATGAGAAAACCAAGAAGAAGCGAGGCAGCTACCGGGGAGGCTCCATCTCTGTCCAGGTCAATTCTGTTAAGTTTGACAGTGAATGACCTGGACCATCGTTTGTGATGCAGGGGTGATGACTGGAGACCACTCATTCTCATAAATGGACCTGGAACCCTCAGTTCTGTTAGGGGAGGATGTTGGTAAAGACAGAAGTTTAGGGTAGGTCCTAAGACTTTATAATATAATACCATCTCTGGTCCTTTTCTGTGTTCCTAGTTTTGTACAGATTTGTTTTTGAGTGTTGAATGGCAAGGACAAGGTAAGGGGaatgttattttttaacaaaaattattttagttgtcCCTTTCTTCCTGTTCTGTGGAAGTACTCATACTGGGaaatttgtatgttttatattaaatcatttcctattgatttttgttatgatttttaaaGGTGGATTCCCATAGATAAAAAAATCTCAGCTATTAACCAAGACATAGTAAAGGGTCGATACATATGAGTTTATAATTGGAGGAGAATTCTGCCTTTGAGAGTGTACATGTCCACATTTCATCTCTCCTTCCCTTAAAACCGTGTTGGAGGCCATTAAAGAATGATGATGTTtgtgtatatgttaaaaaaaaaatcataggaaatGAAAGATGAGCATAATATCAACTGTGGAAAACATCAATATATCTGAGTATCTCCAATTTGGAAATTGAAATTTGGAGGAATGTGCCTGTTTTTCTCCATGTATTCTCAATAGGATCAGTTGAGTTTCCTCTTTTCACACAAAATTCcctcaaaatacacaaaatttagatttttatctttACAAGAACCCTATGTTCTCTTGTTCATAGGTGAACAACAAATAGAAATAGAGGTGTTCTACTATTTAAGTTTCTTAAGAATTTGATAAGTCATAAATGATTAATACTTATCATATATTTCCTTCCTGTTCTGCAATTATTCTCACTCCATTCTCTTTAtcttccatttcaaaaaaaataaataaatgctagagGACATTATTCACATGAATT from Nycticebus coucang isolate mNycCou1 chromosome 20, mNycCou1.pri, whole genome shotgun sequence harbors:
- the LOC128573105 gene encoding nucleolar and coiled-body phosphoprotein 1-like yields the protein MADAGFRRLVPSDLYPLVLCFLGDNPLSGVANKFAKATGATQQDANASSLLDIYSFWLNRSAKAPKRKLQANGPVTKKAKKTTSSSDSSEDSSEEEQPQGPPAKKAAVPVKRGTLPQHPAKAVTKASESSSSEESSDEEEEKDKKKKPVQKGVKPQAKAAKAPPKKAESSDSDSDSSSDDEAPKNQKPKTTPIVAKAQAKAPIKPGTSVRTAPKVTNGKAAGSSSSSSSDDSEEEKTPAVHKKIQTVPKKKVSAKAPVKTAVRSTQKSSSSEDSSSEEEEDQKKPMKKKPGPYSSVPPPSTPSLKKSLGTQASKKAIEKKQPVESSEDSSDESDSSSEEEKKPPTKAVISKAATKPAPAKKAAESFSDSSDSDSSEDETPSKPVSSKKSSSSNKLATTTKTPTAKAATAPKQSTGSGQKPFIRKADSSSSEEESSSSEEEKAEKTMATPKSKATAKAAPSLPAKQAPQGGKDSSSDSNSSSSEEEVEEKTSKSPVKPQKAAAGVAPSEPASTKKVKAESSTSSSSDDSSEEEEEEKPKGKGTPRPQALKANGTAALTSQNGKAAKDGEEEVEEKKRTPVAVSKPGSGKKQKQNEAAKEAETPQAKKIKLHTPNTFPKRKKGEKRASSPFRRVKEEEIEVDSRVADNSFDAKRGAAGDWGERANQVLKFTKGKSFRHEKTKKKRGSYRGGSISVQVNSVKFDSE